GAAATGAACCGGAAGTTTGCCAACGTGGAAACCGATGAATACGTTGTGATGCCCAATCATTTTCATGGCATTATCGTGATTGTAGGGGGCGACCGGCGTGTCGCCCTGGATGCCGCTGCGAAGGGCGTCCACGCATCGGGCGCACACGCAGGTTCGCCCCTACACCGCGCATACGTAGGGGCCGACCGGCGTGTCGGCCCGGATCAGGCCAATCGGTGAGGGCGAACACACAGGTTCGCCCCTACCAGGCCAATCGTAGGGGCCGACCGGCGTGTCGGCTCGGATCAGGGCATTTGCTGAGGCCATCGCCGTGAAATACGATCTGCAAATCCACCACCGTCGTTCGATTCGACTGAAGGGCTACGACTACGCAAGCGCCGGAGCGTATTTCGTCACGGTCGTTGTCCAACTGCGACTATGCCTGCTGGGGGATATCGTGGATGACGCGATGCGGTTGAATGATGCCGGGCGCATGGTCGAGACGTGGTGGCTGGAAATGAACCGGAAGTTTGCCAACGTGGAAACCGATGAATACGTTGTGATGCCCAATCATTTTCATGGCATTATCGTGATTGTAGGGGGCGACCGGCGTGTCGCCCTGGATGCCGCTGCGAAGGGCGTCCACGCATCGGGCCATCGGGCGCACACGCAGGTGCGTCCCTGCCGACCATGATGCAGTGGTTCAAAACGATGACAACGAATGAGTACGTCCGTGGGGTTGGGCAATCGGCGTGGCCGGCATTCCCAGGGAAATTGTGGCAACGCAACTACTACGAGCACGTTATCCGTAATAGCGAATCACTAGATCGCATCCGCGCCTATATTCAAAACAACCCGCTGCAATGGGCGCTGGACGACGAGAACCCCGATCGATCGGGAACTGCGTCCGCACGTACGCCCTGATCACAGCGCATGGTCGATCGCTCCGGGCGGACTTCAGCATGGTATAATCACATGCTTGCAGCCACGTTGAAGGCCGCCTATGTTCCTTACCCAAATCCGCCATCGCCTGCCGTTGCTGGCGCACAACCGAAACTACCGCTGGCTGTGGACCTCCACGATCTTCTCGTCGTTTGACGAGATGCTCTCGTTCACGGCTGTCACGCTCTACGTGTTGAACCTGACCGGCTCGGGCGCGGCATTGGCGGGCGCCTGGGCGGTGCAGACGCTGCCGGCGATGGTTGCCGGCTCCATTTCGGGCGTGCTGGCCGATCGCTACAACCGCCGCCTGATCTGGCTGATCGCCGGCAGCATCACGGCCGCTGCGTACGCACTGTACGCGTTCGCGCAAACGATCGAGCAGTTCTTTGTGCTGATCGCCATTGCGAGTTTCTGCCTGACGGTTGCGCGCAACGCATACCTGGCGATGCTGCCCGATGTGGTGGCCGAGGGCGAACTGGTGGACGCCAACGCGCTGACGGCGATGAACTTCAATATCGCGCTGACCACCGCGCCGCTGCTGGCGGGCGCGCTGGTGGCGGCCTCGGGCGCGCAGGTGGCGTTCGGCCTGCTGGCGGTGCTCCAGTTGGGCGGGTTGTTCGCCATCAGCCGCGTGCGCTACACGCAGAACGTGCATCACGATCCGCACCCGGACGGCTGGCTGGGCGACCTGCGTGCGGGGCTGCACTACGCGCGCGGCCACGCCACCGTGCGGCACGTGCTGATCACCGCGCTCGGCGTGCACTTCGGCGGCGGCGCGCTGATCATCCTCGAAGCGCTGCTCGTCAAGCAGGTGCTCAACGCGGGCGACGCCGGCTACGGGCTGCTGCTCTCGTGCGCCGGTCTGGGCGCCATCCTCGGCTCGCTGCTGATGAAGCCGCTCACCGCGCGCTGGTCGATCCTGCGCGTGTTTACCGTCGCCGTCATCGTCACCGGCTTCACGTACTACCCGTATGCGATGCTGCTCTGGTTCCCCGTCACGCTCCTGATCGTCTTCGCGCAGACGATCACGTTCGCGATGGTGATGGTGCTGGTCGACACGATCATCCAGGCTGAGGCATCGGGCGCGCAGCGCGGGCGTATGCTCGGCCTGTCGCTGGTCGTCCGCAACGGCATGACGCTGTTTGCCATGGCAGCGCTGGGGCCGCTGGTGGAACCACTCGGCACGCTGAACCTGCTGTTCGTGGCCGGCACCGTCTACATGCTGGCCGGCATCTACGCCGCCTTCACATTGTGGCGCGTCAGGCCGGCGATGAACGTCGCGGTGCACGACGCATTAGCCGAGTGAGTATGAGCGCGAGCGGGACATTCTGGAATCGCAACCTGGTCATTGCCGTCAGCACCGGCTTCCTCAACACGGTCGGCAACGGGCTGTGGAGCGCGCTGCTGCCGTTGTACTACCGGCAACTGGGCGCGAGCGACAGCGAGATCGGCGTGGCGTTCACGGTGGCGTTACTGGCGAATACGTTCCTGCAGGCGGTGGGCGGGCTGATGGCCGACCGCATCGGCCGGCGCACCATTCTCTTCGCCATGCTCGGCGCCACGCCCATGTTCCTGATTGCCGGCACGACCAGCGACTGGCGCATCGTCCTGCTGGCATACTCCGGCACGCGCATGCTGATGGGCACGCAGTGGCCGGCGCTCTTCGCACTGATCAGCGAGTCGGTGCCGCGCGAGGCGCAGGCGCGCGCGTTCAGCCTGTTTGAGTTTTCCATCGGCCTCGGGATGACCGTCGGCCCCGCACTCGGCGCGCTGTGCATCAGCCAGTTCAACATGGGCATCGGCTCGCTGATGGTGATCCACGGGCTGATCATCGCGGGCACGGCGCTGGCGCGCGGCAGCCTGATGCGCGAGGGGCCGCGCGGCGCGCCGCCTTCGGCGCGGCAACTGCGCGCGGCGGTCTCCCCTAATCTTATCTGGTTCGCCGTTTCGATCTGCCTGTTCGCGCTGGCTGAGACACTGACGCTCTCCGGTCCGTTCTATACACTGTTCAGCGCCGACGTCTGGAAAGCCAGCGAGACGGAGATTAACCTGCTGACCAGCGCAGCCAGCTTGACCGGCGTCGCGTTCGGGCTGTGGGGCGGACACTGGGCCGACCGCACCAGCAACCGGCGCGTGATCATCGCCGGCTGTCTCGGTACGACGCTGACGCTCATCGCATGGATGGTCGCGCCGACGCTGGCGTGGGGAGTCGTGCCGGTGCTGGCCAACTTCATGGTCGTGGAACTGGCGCTCATCGCGCAGCAGGCCGAGCAGTCGCGGCTGACGACGCCGGAAACGCGCGCCAGCGTGGTCGGCGTGCTCGGCGCGGTGCAAGGATTCGTCAGCGCCGGCGGCCCGGTCGTCGGCGCGCAATTGACGCCGCTCTTCGGCCCGGCGGCCCCGTTCGCGCTCGGCGCGCTGATCAGCCTGGCGAGCGCCTGGGCGATGGGCCGCGTAAAAAAATAGAGCGCGCGCCGGCATGCGCCGCTTCCCCACACGCGCTCAATCCCGCAGGTGCGTCGTCTCGTTCAGTCGCACCACCTCCGGCGCGGGCGCAAATACCACCTCGCTCACCCCGCAGTTGTCCGTGCGGAAGCGGGGCCAGCGGGTGAAATCCGGCTCTAACCACAGGCCCAGCGAGACCATGCTGAAGACCCCGTGCGAGACGACCAGCACCGATCCCGCATGCTGCTGTCCGATGTCCGCCCAGGCCGTCAGCACGCGCGCCAGGAATCCCTTCGCCGATTCGCCCCCAGGAAACGTCACGTCCTGCATCACGCGCGCGCCGCGCCCGTCGTCCGCTCCGCGCGTGAAGTATGCCCATAACTCCCGCTCCGTGCGCCCTTCCAGCGCGCCGAGATTCAACTCGCGCAGGTCGTCGCGCGCGTGCAGTTCGCGCCCCAGCGCGCGCGCAATCGCTTCGCCGGTCTGAATGGCGCGCGGCAGCGTGCTTGTGTAGATGACATCCACCGGCGGCAGCGTGCGCACAAACTGCGCGGTGCGCGCCGCCTGCTGAACACCCAGCGTGCTCAACGGATCATCCGACCAGCCGCGCATCACCCCACCGACGTTCGCATCGGTGCTGCCATGCCGCACCAGCACCACGCGCTTCATGCCGCCGCTCCCGCGGCAAGCGGCTGCGGCGCGACCGCGCTCGTCGGGCACACCGCCACACAGCGCATGCAGGCAATCGCGCACGGCAGCGCGACGGCGATCGTATCGAACGGCGACACGAACGGCTCACCTTGCAGGCACACCGCCACGCACGCACCGCAATGGATGCACGCGGGCCAGATCACGTCGAACGTCACGGGCTGTTGTTTGCGAGGCATGGACGTTTGTCGCAGAGCTTTTTGCAGAAGCGCTCTAGACCTTGCGATATTTGGAGTCCGGATGGAAGTAGTGGCCCAGCGTTTCAAACAGCGCGCGATCCTGCTGGGCCGGATCCGGAGACCGGAAGATGTCGCGCCGGAGGCGGTACAGCTCCGCATGCGTGCGTCCCAACTGCGCTTGCCAGCGCGCCTGGCACGACCGCAGCGCCTGGCGTGAGCAGTCTGATGTGACGGCGAGGTGTTCCGTCAGGAACGCGCCCACGAGCCGCCCGTCGCGCATCGCCATGTGAATGCCGCCGCCCGTGATTGGGTTGACGTGGCGCGCCGCGTCGCCAATCAGTATGACGTTGTCGGCGACCATCTGCTTCAGCGCGGCGGACAGCGGCACACCGCCGCCCTGCACTTCGGCGATGCGAGCGTGGCGGAAGCGCGGCGCCATGAACGAATCGCTCATGAGACGCTCCAGCCACCAGCGCGCGTCGCGATCGGTACGGTCGCGCGCCACGCCCAGCCCCACCTCGGCCATGCCGTGCCCTTTGGGAAAGACCCAGGCGTAGCCGCCGGGCGCGTGGGCGTGGCCCGTCACGATTTCCAGCAAGCCGCATGTCTCGACGTTCTCGACCACGTACTGCAGGCACGAAGCGATGTCGCCCAGCGGCGCCGCGACACGCAGGCCGGCCATCACCCCAACCTGCGACATGATGCCGTCGGCGCCGACGACCACGCGCGCGCTCACCGCGCAGCGATCGGTGAAACGTTCGATCTGCGCCGTGATGGCTCCGGCGGCGCGCGCCAGCCCGACTACGCGCGCTTTCAGCCACACCTCGGCGCCGGCCGCCGCCGCTAACCGGGTCAGGTAGCGGTCGAAGCGCTTGCGGTCCACCACGTAGCCGAGCGGCTCGCGGCGACCAAAGGCGCGGTAGTCGAGACGGCTTGGCTCGCCCGAATTAGAATACGTCAGGAAACCGAAGACCGGCTCGGCGATGAACTCGGGGTCAGCCGGCACATCACAATCGTCGAGTGCGCCGGCGCTGAGCGCGCCGGAGCACTGCACGGGGGTACCCAACTCGCTCTTCTTGTCCACCAGCAGCACCCGCAAGCCGCCCTGCGCCGCGGTGCGCGCCGCCAGCGCGCCGGCGGGTCCTCCGCCGACGACGAGCACATCGTAATCGCAAGCCATCTGCGCGCCCTCCCGCTTTGGATGACCCCGCCGGCACGGGCCTGCCCCGCTACCCCTTCAACGACCCCGCCATCAGGCCGCGCATGAAGTAGCGGCCGAGGAAGATGTACACCAGCAGCGGCGGGACGGCGGTCAGCAGCGCCGCCGCCATCTGGATGTTCCACGGCACATGGAACGAGCCGGCGATATTGTTCAACGACAGGGTAATCGGGTAGACGCGCGGATCATTGGCCAGCGAAATGCCGAACAGGAAGTCGTTCCAGATCGAGGTGAACTGCCAGATCAGCACCACGACGAACGCCGGCACCGACAGCGGGAACAAAATGTAGCGGTAGATCGTGAAGATATTCGCGCCGTCGATGCGCGACGCCTCGATCATTTCCGTCGGGATCGACGCATAGTAGTTGCGGAAGATAAGCGTCGTGATCGGAATGCCATAGATGCAGTGCACTACGATCAGCCCGAGGATCGTCGAAAACAGTTTGATGCCGGTAAACTGCTCGAAGATGCGGTAGGTCTGCACCAGCGGGATCAGGATGCTCTGGTACGGGATGAACATGCCGAACAGGATTAGCGGAAAGAGCAGGTCCGCGCCACGGAACTTCCACTTAGCCAGGATGTAGCCGTTGACCGAGCCGATCATCGACGAGATCAGCGTGGCGGGCACCACCAACTGCACGCTGTTCCAGAAGCCCTGCTGGAGGCCCACCGTGTCCGCGGCGCCAAACCAGGCGGTCTGGAAGGCGCGGAAGCTGATCACGTCGGGCGGGACCCACATGTTGAAGATGTTCTGCGCCTCGGTCGAGCTCTTGAAACCGGTGATCAGCAGCACGTAGATCGGCGTCAGGTAGAACAGGGCGGCCAGGACCAGCACCGCATACAGCGCGATGCGCAGCGGGTGAAAGTGGCGGGCGGGCGCCCGGGGAGTCGCGGTCGTCATAGCGGTTACACCTGGGCTTCCGCGCGAATACTGTAGCGCAGATACGGGATGATCAGGATAGCGACCAGCACGAGCAGCACCAGGCCGATCGCCGCTCCTTGCGAGAACAACGTCGCGTCAAATGTTGTCTTCCACATGTTGTAGGCGGGCACATCGGTGGCGAAGCCCGGCCCTGGGCCCGTCATCGACACCACGAGATCGAAGATCTTCAGCGAGATGTGGCCCAGGATGATCACCACGCTCAGCGTCACCGGCTGCAACAGCGGCAGGATGATGTGGCGGTAGACCTGCACCTCGCTCGCCCCGTCCATACGCGCCGCTTCGCGCAACTCGTCGGGCACGCTGCGCAGGCCGGCCAGATAGAGCGCCATCGTGTAGCCAGAAAGCTGCCACATCGCCGCGATCACCAGCGAAGTAATCGCCAACGGGTAGCCGAAATCTTTGGTCGTCAGAAACCCGAGACCGATGCTGTTCAGGATCGCACCCACGCCGGAATCCGGCGACAGATAGGCAATGGTCGGATCCGTGAACCAGGTGGACTGCAAGTTTTTCAGCCCAAGCTGAGTGAAAATGATGTTGACGCCGACCGGGTCGTTCGCTTCGCCGGGCGTCAGCATCCAGCGCCACGCTACGCCGGTCACGATGAACGAGACCGCCATCGGGAACAGGAAGATGCTGCGGAAGACGGCCTCGCCGCGCACGCGCTGGTCGAGCAGGACCGCCAGCCCGAAGCCGATGATAATACAGCTCAACAGGAAGAAGGCCGTGAAGCCGACCATGTTGCGCAGGTCGTAGCGAAAGCGGATCGCATCCGTGCCGTCGCCAATGAACAAGTGCTCGAAGTTGCGCAGGCCGACAAAGGTGAAATCCGGCGCGGCGCTGTCCCACTTGGCCAGCGAGATGTAGCCGGTCCATGCGATGAATGCGTAAACGAATATCCCAAGCGCAAGGATGGACGGCAGCAGCAGCAGGATTGAGACAACCCGTTCCCAGTTGCGATGTTTGGGGCTCATAACGATTGACCCGTCACCCGGCCGCCGGCTCAGGGCCGGCGGCGCATATTATACTGTTTCAAATTGAAAATGTCCCCATGTGCATGTCGCATGAGCACGCGGCACACCGCCAAATTCTGCCCTTCCCCCAGCCCCCTCTCAGCTTCGCGGGGAGGGGGAGCAAGGGGATGAGGGAGCGGCAGTTGCACTTACGCAATCGCTTTGAGGACAGGGCCAAGTTGAAATAGTATTAGAAGGCGGACGGCAGGCCACGCCTGCCATCCGCCATCCGTGTCAGCCACGCATGTATAATGAAACGCTTACTGCGGGAAGCCTGCGGCTGCGGCCGCCGCGACCAGGGCCGCCTGCGCCTTGGCCACGTCGCCCGTCGACGCAAACAGCACGACCGGGTCCGAGTAGCCCTTGGAGGCCCAACTCGGGGTGGCCGCCGCGCCGTGCACGACGCTCGGCACGATCGCGTTCACTTTCCAGTCACTGATCGCCGACTGCAGGTAGGCGTTGAACAACGCCGGGTCGCAATCGGTGCGGGCGCAGATCGAACCCTTCGCCGGGTTGAACTTCTCCTGGGCGGCCTTGGAACCGGCCAGCGCCAGCCACGCCTTCGCATTGTCTACGTTCGGGGCCTTCGCCGGCAGCGCGAACGAGTCCGACAGGGCGTCGTAGATGCCCTTGCTGCCCGGGGTCGGGGCCCAGCCGTAGTCGGTGAACTTGGCCGCGGTAAACTCGCCGTTGGCCCAGTCGCCCATGATGTTCATCGCCGCTTTGCCGTTGATGAGCAGCGCGGTGGCTGAGGCCCACGACAGCGCGTCATGATCGGCATTGGCGTACGTGATGTACTTCTTGAACGTGTTCAGCGCATCAGTCACCTTCGCGTCCTTCCACGACGTCTTGCCGGTCCACAGGCCGCGATAGCCATCCGCGCCCAGTGTGCCGACCAGGATCGTCTCGAAGGTGTGCTGCAACTCAAAGCCGTCCTTGCCGCCCAGCGCGACCGGCGTGATGCCGGCGGCCTTCAGCTTGTCGGCCGTGGCGAAGAACTCGTCCCAGGTCTCCGGGGCCTTCGTAATGCCGGCTTTGGTGAACAGGGCCTTGTTGTACCACAGCACGTTGGCGCGGTGGATGTTCACCGGCACGCCGTAGTAGTGGCCGTCCTTGTACTTCAAGAGGGTCAGCAGGTCCTTCGGGAACGCCGCTTCCAGGTTCGCGCTCTTGTACACGTCGTCCACCGGCACCACCAGCGTGGGCGGGTTGTATGTCTCGACTTCGAGGCCGGCATGCAACTGGAAGGTATCCGGCGCGACGCCGCCCAGCAACTGGGTCAGCAACTGGCCCTTGAAGTTGGTGCCCGCGCCGCCGGCGATCGCCGCATTCACGATTTCGACATCCGGGTTCGCCGCTTTGTACAGTTTGAACATCTCGTTCAGGCCGGCGAACTCGCCGCCGTTGGTCCACCACGAGCCGACCAGCAACTGGCCTTTCTTGCCCGCGCCGAACAGCAGCCACGGCTTGTTCGGGTCGAACGCCTTGAGGAACGCATCCGCGTCGGCCTTGGCCGGCACGCAGATCTTCCAGCCGACTTCGATCAGGTCGGCGTTCTCAATGCGCGCGTAGGTCTTGTCCGCGACGTTCTTCTGGTTGGTCGCAGCCATCAGCGGCCAGTACGCGGTGACGCTGCCGTATTCTTTGTCCGAGATCTTGGACAGCCAGTCGTTGGCTGCGATCGTGTAGGTCTTCGCGCAGTCCGTCAGCGCGTTGGTGGGCGCCGCACTGGCCGTCGGCACGAGCAGGACCAACAGCGTCAGCGCCAGCAGGGCGTTGACGAGCAGAGACTTCTTCATGTAAGGCTATCTCCTTTTGAAACGCAAATCGACGTGTGAAATGACGCTCTAATCGTGCACATGCTGAACTGCCGGGCATCTTTGCAGGGCATCACCTCCTCCGGTCGGGCGCGGGGCCGGTCGGGCCGCCGCGCACGGACTATTTGGCGCAACGAAAACCCAGATCATCGTTAGCGGCCGACAGCACGCCGGAGTTGCGCACGAATGCGGACACATACTCCTTGGTGTCAAACCAGCCGCCGCCGCGCACAATGCGGGTGCCAGGCGTGAAGATTTTGCCGGTGCGGGCGCCGCCGGGATAAACGGCCGGTTCACTGGCCGTCCACTCGGAGACATTGCCGGCCATATCCTGCACGCCGAACGGGCTCGCGCCCGCACCGTACGATCCGACGACCGTCGTGGCGCGAACGCCGCCTTCTTTGGAATTCGCTTTTTTCGGATCGAAGTCGTTGCCCCAGGGGTAGGCGCGCCCGTCGGCGCCGCGCGCAGCCTTCTCCCACTCCTGCTCGGTCGGCAGGCGCTTGCCGGCCCACTTGCAGAAGGCGTCGGCATCGTTCCAGGAGACTTTGACGA
The sequence above is drawn from the Chloroflexota bacterium genome and encodes:
- a CDS encoding carbohydrate ABC transporter substrate-binding protein, producing the protein MAATNQKNVADKTYARIENADLIEVGWKICVPAKADADAFLKAFDPNKPWLLFGAGKKGQLLVGSWWTNGGEFAGLNEMFKLYKAANPDVEIVNAAIAGGAGTNFKGQLLTQLLGGVAPDTFQLHAGLEVETYNPPTLVVPVDDVYKSANLEAAFPKDLLTLLKYKDGHYYGVPVNIHRANVLWYNKALFTKAGITKAPETWDEFFATADKLKAAGITPVALGGKDGFELQHTFETILVGTLGADGYRGLWTGKTSWKDAKVTDALNTFKKYITYANADHDALSWASATALLINGKAAMNIMGDWANGEFTAAKFTDYGWAPTPGSKGIYDALSDSFALPAKAPNVDNAKAWLALAGSKAAQEKFNPAKGSICARTDCDPALFNAYLQSAISDWKVNAIVPSVVHGAAATPSWASKGYSDPVVLFASTGDVAKAQAALVAAAAAAGFPQ
- a CDS encoding carbohydrate ABC transporter permease, whose translation is MTTATPRAPARHFHPLRIALYAVLVLAALFYLTPIYVLLITGFKSSTEAQNIFNMWVPPDVISFRAFQTAWFGAADTVGLQQGFWNSVQLVVPATLISSMIGSVNGYILAKWKFRGADLLFPLILFGMFIPYQSILIPLVQTYRIFEQFTGIKLFSTILGLIVVHCIYGIPITTLIFRNYYASIPTEMIEASRIDGANIFTIYRYILFPLSVPAFVVVLIWQFTSIWNDFLFGISLANDPRVYPITLSLNNIAGSFHVPWNIQMAAALLTAVPPLLVYIFLGRYFMRGLMAGSLKG
- a CDS encoding MFS transporter, with product MFLTQIRHRLPLLAHNRNYRWLWTSTIFSSFDEMLSFTAVTLYVLNLTGSGAALAGAWAVQTLPAMVAGSISGVLADRYNRRLIWLIAGSITAAAYALYAFAQTIEQFFVLIAIASFCLTVARNAYLAMLPDVVAEGELVDANALTAMNFNIALTTAPLLAGALVAASGAQVAFGLLAVLQLGGLFAISRVRYTQNVHHDPHPDGWLGDLRAGLHYARGHATVRHVLITALGVHFGGGALIILEALLVKQVLNAGDAGYGLLLSCAGLGAILGSLLMKPLTARWSILRVFTVAVIVTGFTYYPYAMLLWFPVTLLIVFAQTITFAMVMVLVDTIIQAEASGAQRGRMLGLSLVVRNGMTLFAMAALGPLVEPLGTLNLLFVAGTVYMLAGIYAAFTLWRVRPAMNVAVHDALAE
- a CDS encoding sugar ABC transporter permease, whose translation is MSPKHRNWERVVSILLLLPSILALGIFVYAFIAWTGYISLAKWDSAAPDFTFVGLRNFEHLFIGDGTDAIRFRYDLRNMVGFTAFFLLSCIIIGFGLAVLLDQRVRGEAVFRSIFLFPMAVSFIVTGVAWRWMLTPGEANDPVGVNIIFTQLGLKNLQSTWFTDPTIAYLSPDSGVGAILNSIGLGFLTTKDFGYPLAITSLVIAAMWQLSGYTMALYLAGLRSVPDELREAARMDGASEVQVYRHIILPLLQPVTLSVVIILGHISLKIFDLVVSMTGPGPGFATDVPAYNMWKTTFDATLFSQGAAIGLVLLVLVAILIIPYLRYSIRAEAQV
- a CDS encoding NAD(P)/FAD-dependent oxidoreductase gives rise to the protein MACDYDVLVVGGGPAGALAARTAAQGGLRVLLVDKKSELGTPVQCSGALSAGALDDCDVPADPEFIAEPVFGFLTYSNSGEPSRLDYRAFGRREPLGYVVDRKRFDRYLTRLAAAAGAEVWLKARVVGLARAAGAITAQIERFTDRCAVSARVVVGADGIMSQVGVMAGLRVAAPLGDIASCLQYVVENVETCGLLEIVTGHAHAPGGYAWVFPKGHGMAEVGLGVARDRTDRDARWWLERLMSDSFMAPRFRHARIAEVQGGGVPLSAALKQMVADNVILIGDAARHVNPITGGGIHMAMRDGRLVGAFLTEHLAVTSDCSRQALRSCQARWQAQLGRTHAELYRLRRDIFRSPDPAQQDRALFETLGHYFHPDSKYRKV
- a CDS encoding MFS transporter; its protein translation is MSASGTFWNRNLVIAVSTGFLNTVGNGLWSALLPLYYRQLGASDSEIGVAFTVALLANTFLQAVGGLMADRIGRRTILFAMLGATPMFLIAGTTSDWRIVLLAYSGTRMLMGTQWPALFALISESVPREAQARAFSLFEFSIGLGMTVGPALGALCISQFNMGIGSLMVIHGLIIAGTALARGSLMREGPRGAPPSARQLRAAVSPNLIWFAVSICLFALAETLTLSGPFYTLFSADVWKASETEINLLTSAASLTGVAFGLWGGHWADRTSNRRVIIAGCLGTTLTLIAWMVAPTLAWGVVPVLANFMVVELALIAQQAEQSRLTTPETRASVVGVLGAVQGFVSAGGPVVGAQLTPLFGPAAPFALGALISLASAWAMGRVKK
- a CDS encoding histidine phosphatase family protein, giving the protein MKRVVLVRHGSTDANVGGVMRGWSDDPLSTLGVQQAARTAQFVRTLPPVDVIYTSTLPRAIQTGEAIARALGRELHARDDLRELNLGALEGRTERELWAYFTRGADDGRGARVMQDVTFPGGESAKGFLARVLTAWADIGQQHAGSVLVVSHGVFSMVSLGLWLEPDFTRWPRFRTDNCGVSEVVFAPAPEVVRLNETTHLRD